A stretch of the Gossypium hirsutum isolate 1008001.06 chromosome D07, Gossypium_hirsutum_v2.1, whole genome shotgun sequence genome encodes the following:
- the LOC107954796 gene encoding UDP-N-acetylenolpyruvoylglucosamine reductase, which yields MEINFPFSTSRQNPSLMLPTPPTFTKMASMAFPVVQSPRNSTPIFSSNKEQTQNWNALKFVRGKKLLKDLSTWGIGGPCNYFVQVFHQTHLLSAIRYCREFSIPYVVIGKGSNCLFDDLGFDGCVLLNQIDFLERMEPGVYRAGSGFRFNHLGSLSCNEGFTGLEFAAGIPGTVGGATYMNAGANGQETANVIESVDIVTTEGNFRTLNRIDLTFGYRSSSFQDMDNLAAIVAATFRLERSGSAKKRQQELLKRRRATQPVNERSAGSVFRNPVNLGVSAAELIDKAGLKGCSIGGAMVSNIHANFLVNNGASTSQDMLNLIALVKDKVDSKFGVQLEEEVLYFHPYWNYANWER from the exons ATGGAAATAAATTTCCCGTTCTCAACTTCCCGACAAAATCCGTCACTCATGCTCCCAACTCCTCCAACCTTCACTAAAATGGCGTCCATGGCCTTCCCCGTTGTTCAATCTCCTAGAAACTCAACCCCCATTTTTTCCAGTAACAAAGAGCAAACCCAGAATTGGAATGCCTTGAAATTCGTCAGAGGCAAGAAACTCTTGAAGGATCTTAGCACTTGGGGCATTGGTGGCCCTTGCAATTACTTTGTTCAAGTCTTTCACCAAACCCATCTGCTTTCTGCCATCAG ATATTGTCGTGAGTTTTCCATTCCATACGTTGTGATTGGCAAAGGCTCAAATTGTCTGTTTGATGATCTGGGTTTTGATGGTTGTGTGCTTCTAAATCAGATTGACTTCTTAGAGAGGATGGAACCTGGAGTTTATAGGGCTGGTAGTGGTTTTCGATTTAATCACTTGGGAAGTCTGAGTTGCAATGAAGGATTTACAGGTCTTGAGTTTGCAGCAGGCATTCCTGGGACTGTAGGAGGTGCAACTTACATGAATGCTGGAGCAAATGGTCAG GAGACTGCCAATGTTATTGAAAGCGTAGACATTGTTACAACTGAAGGAAATTTTCGGACACTGAACAGAATTGATCTCACTTTCGGCTACCGATCATCATCGTTTCAGGACATGGACAACTTGGCAGCAATCGTGGCTGCTACGTTCCGGTTAGAGCGCTCAGGGTCAGCTAAGAAAAGGCAACAAGAGCTTTTGAAGAG GCGAAGAGCAACTCAACCAGTAAATGAACGCAGCGCTGGGTCAGTGTTTCGGAATCCGGTGAATTTGGGTGTTTCAGCAGCTGAGTTGATTGATAAAGCTGGATTGAAAGGGTGTAGCATAGGAGGAGCAATGGTTTCCAATATCCATGCCAATTTCTTAGTTAATAATGGTGCCTCCACTTCTCAAGACATGCTCAATCTCATTGCTTTGGTGAAGGATAAGGTTGACAGCAAGTTTGGAGTTCAACTTGAGGAGGAAGTACTCTACTTTCACCCCTACTGGAATTATGCCAACTGGGAAAGGTAA